A region from the Syntrophales bacterium genome encodes:
- a CDS encoding UDP binding domain-containing protein has product MKGARVLILGLAYKRDVDDPRESPSFRLIELLEEKGAIVDYNDPYIPKAPKMRRHKIEKESIYLTKENLSKYDCVLIATDHSSYDPDFIVRHSKLIIDTRNLIKERDNSKVQRA; this is encoded by the coding sequence ATGAAAGGGGCAAGGGTCTTAATCCTTGGTCTTGCGTATAAAAGGGATGTAGATGACCCGAGAGAATCCCCTTCTTTCAGATTGATAGAGCTTTTGGAGGAAAAGGGGGCGATAGTTGATTACAATGACCCTTACATACCAAAGGCCCCAAAGATGAGGAGACATAAGATTGAAAAAGAGTCTATCTATTTAACAAAAGAAAACCTGTCAAAATATGACTGTGTTTTGATAGCTACCGACCATTCAAGCTATGATCCAGACTTTATTGTCAGGCATTCAAAGTTGATTATAGATACGAGAAATCTAATCAAGGAAAGGGATAATTCTAAGGTTCAGAGGGCATAG